The nucleotide window GACAACGGACATGACACTAGCGTAGTGAAGGACTTGATGAGAAGATGAGCAGCAGTAAATGGAGGCGACTACAAAATCTTCACCAGCGGGTGATCTTGAGGATCAAATCTCATTTTTTACTACAGAAAGCGCCAGACATGACGCCCTGGAAGTGGGCAAGAGCTACACCTGGACACGTCGCTAAACGCTGTCCAGGTGCTGTTTGATCATGTCCAACATCGTAAAGGGGTGTGCAAACTGCTTTTCGTTTGCAAAATGAGGCCTGAAATCCTTCTGCAGCTGATATTGGAGGCGTTTCGCGAATGAGAGCGTGCGAAATCAAGAAGTGTGTTGTGAAGTGTCGAGGGAGGCGTTGCCAAGAAGATCGGTCATCTTCCCCGCAGCTCCACTTCCATCGCATTGGCAGCCCCTCGACGCCCTGCATGCCACTATCAAGACAAAGGCACCAAGCTATCGAACCGACTATATGACTTCACCACGCAATACCCCTTCTCAATAGTGGCTGGATGAAGAGGGATATCGAATGGTAGAAACACACTTGACAATCCATCATATATCCCGCTTCTCACGAGCTTTGGCGAGAGCCTACACTATGTCCTGTGAATGAACATTTCTTGTGCTCCTATCATATGTCACATCCGCCCACCCATTCGTACATGTCGCGCTATCTGATAGGGCTCCTCGCTACGAGTTCAACGCCTCAACCTCAAAGAACAAAGAACCCAAGGGCCGCACGATAGGGCATGCTGACATCCAACCGTTCGTGTTGACGACTGTGACAGGCCGCATTGTCATGTAGCCTAGCACTGAAAAAATGGCGCGAGCGTTAATTGTGCTATTAATGAACAAGCTCACCGCTGCACTGCAAGTACTGATAGGGTTGCCCTGTGTATTGGTCGGGTGCAGCGACGTCTTCACACGGCACCGACTTGCTAATAACTACTTGGCCATTTACACTGCCCAGCCAGATAAGTTTTGAGCATCATAAAATTAGTTCCGGCTGTAGCTAATAACCAGGTATAGACACGCTCATTAACCAACCCTCTCGACAGACAGAGATATCTCGTTGGCTTCCATACCTACTCTGCTGCTCTTCTCTGTCTCCCAGAAATCAAATAGGTGCTGGCGCGGACGTCTAGGAGTGGGTCATCGCTCGGCTCCACCCCTTCAACACGTGGTATCGGGTCGAAAATGATAGTCTTTTGCTGCTGGAGACTTTCTGAATCGCTCATTATTTTTTGAACCTTGATGATACCGAGCTCGACTATCTTTCTCTCCTCAGGCCAGAGGACAGTCGCATTGTCCGTCACGTCACCCTCTTGAGCGACCTGTCCTACAAGTTTGAACTTAACTTCCCCAGATTCCAAACGCAAAGGCAACTCATCGAAGAGGTAAGATTTTCCCTTCAACCCTTCTGAATCGATATACTTCTGACCAGCAGCTGGCAAAACCCGGTATCTCAGAGTCGTGACCTGGCCCTCTTTATTGATGAATCGATATGCATTCACGCCGAAGAACCTCTCCGTAGCAAAGCTCTCGGGGCTTAGTCTCACCTCATTCAGAAACCGTGAGGTTTCCGGATGCCGTTCCAAGAACTCAGGTACGGCCTCCCCAGGATTATCCCCTGTTGCTGCCTGCAAGAACTCGAGAAAATCTCCGCCTGTACGTGTAGGAAAGTACGGCGTAGAGTGCGTTATGATATCGGTATGGTGACGCTTTCCGTCGGGAGAGGGTAGGTGAAAGCGAATTGCCAGACCCCTCGGGTTTGCGTTTGCGTCGTTATCGGGTATTTGGGGTATGCCGGTGGATGAGGAGAAACGAACAGTGAGTGGTGTAGAAGGTTCGTTGAAATGCGGGGCCGAAGATAGACCCGATGCGGTGGCTGTTGGAAAGAAAATTCCGCTCAATAGATGGCCTTTTGCATGGGCTTACAGGCTTGTATGTGAGCTACGTTCATTGTCAGACATGATTCGGTTGAACGTACCCGGCCTGAAGCTATGTGGGACGTCACCAGCCATCTCACGAAGCTTATTGACGAGTCCATTGCTAGTCTCGTTCACTTTCCCATCGTTGGAAAGCGGCATATTGGGCGAAGACAAAGATTCAACTGAACAAAGACAGTCAAGAGATAGGATGAAGGGAGGGACAGGGGGATTAGACACAATCTTCAGCTTTTAAGTACCACAGCAGCACCATAATGTTGCTTAGTAAATCCTCAAGGAAAGATGCTCTAAACCGTATCCAATGCTGTCTGTACACATACAGAAATCAAAACTTTCATTGGCTGGGTACAGCTTATGAACGCTAACTGCATGCTTAGTACGCAGACTGCATATATTCGGCAACTACGACAAACAACTTCCAGCCGTTAAGCACTAACAAATAAAATGCGGAATTGTTCTTAACAGGATACCATAGCCGTAGTCTGCAGTCTTAGTGATGACGTATGTTGCAGCTAGTGGAGGTCGCAGGGTGTTGGGCTCACTGCACACAGTTGAGGTGAGCATGCGCCGCTTGTGTTGCCACTCCTAGCTAAAGTGGACATGGTTCTATTCTATAGTTCTAAAATCATTTGGCACTTATAGGTTTTCTAGCACGTTGTCCATCATATACAAGAGGAAGTCCTTACAAATGATGACAATAAAACTTACATTGTGGAGACTGGAGGAAAACGTAGTAGAGTGGTAGCCTAATGATCAGAAGAGAGTCCGCCGCTAATGTGCAATGAGCAGAGTTTAAATAAGAGGCATCAAGTTATCCAAAAAAGGAAGAGATATCAGGTGTTCTCCTGCTGAAGCCTCCCTGAGAATTCTAGCCCTAGCCCTGATCACCTAACGCCTACGGCATGTAACCATCTACTGCACCATGGTATAATCAAATGGATAATATTTGCAGGAAATTTGTTTCTGAAGAGACATACAAGAAGGACATGGTACCTAGGTAGCATGCAGTACTGCAGAAAGGGAGTGAGGAGAGGGAAAGTCGCGACTATGAAAAGTCAAGCCGGTGACATCCCTATCACGTCAGAAGATCACAAGATATTGATGGCAATGTTTATTTAAAACAGACTACTAGAGATAGCGTTAGGACTTGGATGGTA belongs to Pyrenophora tritici-repentis strain M4 chromosome 10, whole genome shotgun sequence and includes:
- a CDS encoding KatE, Catalase, translated to MPLSNDGKVNETSNGLVNKLREMAGDVPHSFRPAHIQASTASGLSSAPHFNEPSTPLTVRFSSSTGIPQIPDNDANANPRGLAIRFHLPSPDGKRHHTDIITHSTPYFPTRTGGDFLEFLQAATGDNPGEAVPEFLERHPETSRFLNEVRLSPESFATERFFGVNAYRFINKEGQVTTLRYRVLPAAGQKYIDSEGLKGKSYLFDELPLRLESGEVKFKLVGQVAQEGDVTDNATVLWPEERKIVELGIIKVQKIMSDSESLQQQKTIIFDPIPRVEGVEPSDDPLLDVRASTYLISGRQRRAAE